A window of the Bradyrhizobium diazoefficiens genome harbors these coding sequences:
- the hemA gene encoding 5-aminolevulinate synthase gives MDYAQFFNSALDRLHAERRYRVFADLERTAGRFPHAVWHSPKGKRDVVIWCSNDYLGMGQHPKVVGAMVETATRVGTGAGGTRNIAGTHHPLVQLEAELADLHGKESALLFTSGYVSNQTGIATIAKLVPNCLILSDELNHNSMIEGIRQSGCERQVFRHNDLADLEALLKAAGPTRPKLIACESLYSMDGDVAPLARICDLAEKYNAMTYVDEVHAVGMYGPRGGGIAERDGVMHRIDILEGTLAKAFGCLGGYIAANGQIIDAVRSYAPGFIFTTALPPAICSAATAAIKHLKTSSWERERHQDRAARVKAILNAAGLPVMSNDTHIVPLFVGNPEKCKQASDMLLEDHGIYIQPINYPTVAKGTERLRITPSPYHDDGLIDQLAEALLQVWDRLGLPLREKSLAAE, from the coding sequence ATGGATTACGCCCAGTTCTTCAATTCAGCCCTCGATCGCCTCCATGCCGAGCGCCGCTATCGCGTGTTCGCCGATCTGGAGCGCACGGCCGGCCGGTTCCCGCATGCGGTCTGGCACTCGCCGAAGGGCAAGCGCGACGTCGTGATCTGGTGCTCCAACGATTATCTCGGCATGGGCCAGCACCCCAAGGTGGTCGGCGCCATGGTCGAGACCGCGACCCGCGTCGGCACCGGCGCGGGCGGCACCCGCAACATCGCCGGCACGCATCATCCGCTGGTGCAGCTCGAGGCCGAGCTCGCCGACCTCCACGGCAAGGAATCCGCGCTGCTGTTCACCTCGGGTTACGTCTCGAACCAGACCGGCATCGCCACCATCGCAAAGCTCGTTCCGAACTGTCTGATCCTGTCGGACGAGCTCAACCACAATTCGATGATCGAGGGCATCCGGCAGTCCGGCTGCGAGCGGCAAGTGTTCCGCCACAACGATCTCGCCGATCTCGAAGCGCTGTTGAAGGCTGCCGGTCCGACGCGGCCGAAGCTGATCGCGTGCGAGAGCCTCTATTCGATGGACGGCGACGTCGCCCCGCTCGCCAGGATCTGCGACCTCGCCGAAAAATATAATGCGATGACCTATGTCGACGAGGTTCATGCCGTCGGCATGTACGGCCCGCGCGGCGGCGGCATTGCCGAGCGTGACGGCGTCATGCATCGCATCGATATCCTCGAAGGCACGCTGGCGAAGGCGTTCGGCTGCCTCGGCGGCTATATCGCCGCCAATGGCCAGATCATCGATGCCGTGCGCTCCTATGCCCCGGGCTTCATCTTCACCACCGCGCTGCCGCCGGCGATCTGCTCGGCCGCGACCGCCGCGATCAAGCATCTGAAGACCTCGAGCTGGGAGCGCGAGCGCCACCAGGACCGCGCCGCCCGCGTCAAGGCGATCCTCAACGCCGCCGGCCTCCCGGTGATGTCGAACGACACGCACATCGTGCCGCTGTTCGTCGGCAATCCCGAGAAGTGCAAGCAGGCTTCGGACATGCTGCTCGAGGATCACGGCATCTACATCCAGCCGATCAACTACCCGACCGTCGCCAAGGGCACCGAGCGCCTGCGCATCACGCCCTCGCCCTATCACGACGACGGCCTGATCGATCAGCTCGCCGAAGCGCTGCTGCAAGTGTGGGATCGTTTGGGTCTGCCGCTGCGGGAAAAGTCGCTGGCGGCGGAGTAG